One window of Alkaliphilus metalliredigens QYMF genomic DNA carries:
- a CDS encoding lactate/malate family dehydrogenase: MFYYRFQDNILFSRNHYPGFEQIDEVEVQKHEGSLYYLKSMDPNKSRRTFSLSHPALIFTDKENLNLIHQEEFTSTDPLPLWIQHKIEAGSVTGVNTDYPDWETVLTQSHPKKWRVHIAGLGDVGGTLLMGLRLLGDQWVDRIGIYDRTPNKLKRWEQEINQIYNINDSLYPDVHILENDQLFNCDMFVFCIAARVPAIGDEAQDVRMVQLEANSEIIEVYAKQARDAGFKGIFAVVSDPVDLLCKVVLNSSNTDNAGNYDFKGLAPEQIRGYGLGVMNARARYYSKENPKALHFEQEGRSFGPHGADLVIADSIYNYNESLSAYLTEKAKKANLEVRQLGFKPYIAPALSSGALSILSTIKGEWHYSATYMGGVYMGAKNRLISSGTEVETLTLHPLLLNRLQETYDKLEAIL; encoded by the coding sequence ATGTTTTATTATCGTTTTCAAGATAACATTTTGTTTTCACGTAACCATTACCCTGGTTTTGAACAAATTGATGAAGTAGAAGTTCAAAAACATGAGGGATCACTGTACTATCTAAAATCTATGGATCCTAATAAGAGTCGAAGGACCTTTTCCCTCTCACATCCTGCTCTTATTTTTACTGACAAAGAGAATTTAAATTTGATCCACCAGGAGGAATTCACATCTACGGATCCCCTCCCACTGTGGATACAGCATAAAATTGAAGCAGGTTCAGTTACAGGTGTCAATACTGATTACCCTGATTGGGAGACTGTTTTGACACAATCCCATCCCAAAAAATGGCGCGTCCATATTGCTGGTTTAGGTGATGTTGGAGGCACATTATTAATGGGCCTCCGATTATTAGGAGATCAATGGGTGGATCGTATTGGCATTTATGATCGGACCCCCAACAAGCTGAAACGCTGGGAGCAAGAAATCAATCAAATCTACAATATTAATGACAGCCTCTATCCTGATGTACACATCCTGGAGAATGATCAACTGTTTAATTGTGATATGTTTGTCTTCTGTATTGCTGCTCGCGTTCCCGCCATTGGAGATGAAGCACAGGATGTTCGAATGGTACAGCTAGAGGCTAATTCAGAAATCATTGAGGTCTATGCCAAGCAGGCTCGAGATGCTGGCTTTAAGGGCATATTTGCTGTGGTTTCCGATCCTGTTGATCTTCTTTGTAAAGTTGTTTTAAATAGTAGCAACACTGATAACGCTGGGAATTACGACTTTAAGGGATTGGCCCCAGAGCAAATTCGGGGTTATGGTCTTGGTGTAATGAATGCCAGAGCCCGTTACTATTCAAAGGAAAATCCAAAGGCCCTGCATTTCGAACAGGAGGGTCGCTCTTTTGGACCCCATGGAGCAGATTTAGTCATCGCAGATAGTATCTACAATTATAATGAAAGTTTATCAGCCTATTTAACTGAAAAAGCCAAAAAAGCTAATTTAGAGGTGCGGCAGTTAGGCTTTAAGCCTTATATTGCCCCAGCCCTTTCTTCTGGTGCCCTCTCCATTTTATCTACAATCAAAGGTGAGTGGCACTATAGTGCCACCTATATGGGAGGCGTCTATATGGGAGCGAAAAATCGATTGATTTCTTCTGGTACAGAAGTGGAAACCCTCACACTTCATCCCTTACTATTGAATCGACTTCAGGAAACCTATGATAAACTGGAGGCGATTTTATGA
- a CDS encoding cytidyltransferase has protein sequence MQLDLKKQLYDDITTKLLEQDFLTQYHLTEELISSEIENPHFMQQLNTIIEDGDYSCQRVYDLCKHIFSSLWKGTPPELPLHYIYQFTLSKSFPHSVEITLDPQNDNACLLYLAVLRIVSDYQRRTEDGTWQSKYPLDFLTSEEVKQLPTPRGEYKSFVKAFKEEFIYEMMKLNFEVMGHNTLDHICAVHYLSLHVGRQLLDRGVSVDLGRVSGAAAGHDIGKFGCRSFESKRVAYLHYYYTDQWFNEHNFTFIGHIALNHSVWDLELENLSIESLILIYSDFRVKNVLDDSGKYVMKMISLEEAFQTILEKLDNVDDEKEKRYRRVYQKLRDFESYLLDFRVLVDPDGHPSELLDEKERRYYSLMHGNLITENIKYLAIHHNIHLMYKLRDETSLNELIEVIRGEKDPKTLREYLDLFDEYSTYLTQKQKVIMLKFLYEKLIHPEEDIRSQCAELIGSLIATFDENYRKEIPEGVTLDPPTITSCGLLTEYLERFLWPDHKIISLHHRWIRYSVRPFIASLFKLCPEYQLKNYKNIILPYYNHNTADHAAITMDLFETLNFIPISSSDLYFDQLGTYILEGIKSERIDLQVAALETMVYFIDFVPAGHNIYAELKAILHQQELTQSIPAIHYLHYQLALLIFIDKADIIRFQQHYEIGRNKVPDIYLSNLKTATNWITKKTHVELLLRYSIESSSVSKFYTAMHFCNLLKVSAVESVRNRAGESLVNIFSHLPIEQRNDIAIDLLRALEIEGVQFTKFIPNYLGQIIGYLKPIELDEIIEDFYEKIKQSNSQTSSLLLKTIGIFLSHYAKYQNLFDEDTGKYELRRQKLLSILLNGLVHDDVQINQIAFSVIGKDLFRSHRITLEEKHEIFQQIAKKLLILLSDTEEKELTFLTNSAGLNHIYRFISDYHFFVDVIEIKVPDKIAFFPGSFDPFTLSHKEITRAIRDTGFEVYLTVDEFSWSKRTQPNLIRKNIINMSVADELDVYLYPEDFPVNIASPEDLKKLVHNFPQSQVYIVVGSDVILNASAYDSPTTEFCISQLPHVIFERRVGNFAIEQDTLLHDMITQMKGPVLRLNLPPQYEDISSSQIRDYIDDNRDISNLIDPLAQRYIYEHSLYRREPQYKSFTQPVSMDFDFINGPDDDLIKELVSIFHKNESKSYKSIQQALTMPQCTLLLARNANDPEHILGYSLFHWLPSDMFYQTFTDRYLSEQVRNQYVGRIVCISGLFVQDHATFDDLHQVVLSETLAYALKHDYSFGVFFNTIEPEVSPNMISLLNLHGFEDISYEKSCPLFIVNMTNPCTLTLDINTIIKEPFNSNYLIKKTVLKTRKKLQEAFTKLYPGHLVLSFDRKIIDEVIMKKICMENSVPPIAMVPRQLGEFMCVPFGNILNRAIVPNTVTKSLHIERLFAPDMQSFTIGAYPFYLDIKNQVRMIGSFDRPVILVDDLLNKGYRLKGLDPLLKSENINVKKVIVGLLSGRGKELMEIQNRQVDSAYFLPKLRLWFNEALLYPFIGGDTLWRGVYPEKNILSSVNFILPYTSPSFIKDVPKETLYDLSETCLQNAIDILKAVEIEYQRINEKKLTLSMLGEVFLYPRYPDQGENVSYNYNVHPSQHLERDLEQLKRLKYSFTI, from the coding sequence TACCAATTTACTTTAAGTAAATCATTTCCTCATTCTGTGGAAATCACACTGGATCCCCAAAATGACAATGCCTGTCTTCTCTATTTAGCAGTCCTGAGAATTGTTTCAGACTATCAAAGAAGGACTGAGGATGGGACATGGCAAAGTAAATACCCTTTAGACTTTTTAACCAGTGAAGAAGTGAAGCAGCTTCCTACTCCTAGGGGGGAGTATAAGTCTTTTGTTAAGGCTTTTAAAGAAGAATTTATTTATGAAATGATGAAATTAAATTTTGAAGTTATGGGCCATAATACTTTGGACCACATTTGTGCTGTCCACTATTTGTCCCTACATGTGGGCCGTCAATTATTAGATCGTGGTGTTTCTGTTGATCTAGGTAGAGTGTCTGGTGCTGCTGCTGGTCATGACATCGGTAAGTTTGGTTGTCGTTCCTTTGAATCTAAGCGTGTGGCCTATCTCCATTACTATTATACAGATCAATGGTTCAATGAACATAACTTTACTTTTATTGGTCATATTGCGTTAAATCACTCAGTTTGGGACTTAGAGTTAGAAAACTTATCTATAGAGTCTCTGATTTTGATCTATTCAGATTTTCGTGTTAAGAATGTTCTTGACGACTCAGGGAAATATGTTATGAAAATGATTAGCCTTGAAGAGGCCTTTCAAACCATATTAGAGAAATTGGACAATGTAGATGATGAAAAAGAAAAACGCTACAGACGTGTTTATCAAAAACTAAGGGATTTTGAAAGTTATTTATTGGATTTCAGAGTACTTGTGGATCCTGATGGACACCCAAGTGAGCTACTAGATGAAAAAGAAAGGCGTTATTATTCTCTCATGCATGGCAACCTCATTACTGAGAACATAAAATATTTAGCGATTCACCATAACATCCACTTAATGTACAAACTAAGAGATGAAACTTCTTTGAATGAATTAATTGAAGTGATTAGAGGAGAAAAGGATCCCAAAACCCTACGAGAATATTTAGATTTATTTGACGAGTATTCCACTTATTTAACCCAAAAACAAAAAGTGATTATGCTGAAGTTTTTATATGAAAAACTGATTCACCCCGAGGAAGACATTCGTAGTCAATGCGCTGAGTTAATAGGCAGCTTAATTGCTACCTTTGATGAAAATTACCGTAAAGAAATACCAGAAGGTGTGACCTTAGACCCACCTACAATCACCAGCTGTGGTTTATTAACTGAATATCTTGAGCGTTTTTTATGGCCTGATCATAAAATCATTTCTCTACATCATCGTTGGATTCGTTATAGTGTGCGCCCTTTTATTGCTTCGCTATTCAAACTATGTCCAGAGTATCAATTAAAGAACTACAAAAATATCATTTTACCTTACTACAATCACAATACAGCAGATCATGCAGCCATCACAATGGATTTGTTTGAAACATTAAATTTCATTCCAATTTCCTCTTCGGATCTTTACTTTGATCAGTTAGGCACTTATATTCTAGAAGGTATTAAAAGTGAACGTATTGACCTTCAAGTAGCGGCCTTAGAGACAATGGTTTATTTTATTGACTTTGTGCCCGCTGGTCACAATATTTACGCCGAATTAAAAGCCATTTTACATCAACAAGAATTAACACAATCAATTCCTGCAATTCATTATTTACACTATCAGCTTGCTCTACTCATCTTTATAGATAAAGCAGATATCATACGATTTCAGCAGCATTATGAAATAGGTCGTAATAAAGTGCCAGACATCTATTTGAGTAACTTAAAAACTGCTACAAATTGGATTACAAAAAAAACACATGTTGAACTTTTGCTCAGGTACAGCATCGAATCCTCAAGTGTGAGTAAGTTTTATACCGCCATGCACTTTTGCAATTTATTAAAGGTAAGTGCTGTTGAAAGCGTGCGTAATCGTGCAGGTGAATCCCTGGTAAATATTTTCTCACACTTACCCATAGAACAACGAAATGACATTGCCATAGACTTACTCCGGGCTTTAGAAATTGAAGGGGTACAATTTACTAAGTTCATTCCTAATTATCTTGGTCAAATAATTGGTTACTTAAAACCCATTGAACTAGATGAGATTATCGAGGACTTTTATGAAAAAATCAAACAATCCAACAGTCAAACCAGTTCGCTTTTATTAAAAACAATTGGTATCTTTCTATCTCACTACGCTAAATACCAAAACTTGTTCGATGAGGATACAGGAAAATATGAATTGCGTCGACAAAAGCTCCTTAGTATTTTATTGAATGGTTTGGTTCATGATGATGTTCAAATTAATCAAATTGCCTTCAGTGTCATTGGAAAAGATCTATTTAGATCTCATCGAATCACCTTAGAAGAGAAGCATGAAATTTTCCAACAAATTGCTAAAAAGCTGTTGATCCTTTTAAGTGATACAGAAGAAAAAGAGCTTACCTTCTTAACAAATTCAGCAGGATTAAACCATATTTATCGCTTTATTTCAGACTATCATTTTTTTGTTGATGTCATTGAGATCAAAGTACCTGATAAAATTGCCTTTTTCCCAGGCTCATTTGATCCCTTTACCTTGAGTCACAAAGAAATTACGAGGGCCATTCGCGACACAGGATTTGAGGTTTACTTAACAGTAGATGAGTTCTCTTGGTCTAAGCGAACCCAGCCTAATTTGATTCGTAAAAATATTATTAATATGTCTGTGGCCGATGAACTGGATGTTTATCTTTACCCCGAGGACTTTCCCGTCAATATCGCTAGTCCAGAAGATTTAAAGAAACTCGTTCATAATTTCCCACAATCTCAGGTTTATATTGTGGTGGGTAGCGATGTCATTTTAAACGCTTCAGCCTATGATAGTCCTACTACAGAGTTTTGTATTAGTCAGTTGCCTCACGTTATTTTCGAACGAAGAGTAGGTAACTTTGCCATAGAGCAAGATACTTTATTACATGATATGATCACACAGATGAAAGGCCCTGTTCTTCGCCTTAATCTGCCACCCCAGTACGAGGATATTAGTTCTTCCCAAATTCGAGACTATATAGATGATAATAGAGATATCTCTAATTTAATTGATCCACTGGCGCAACGATATATTTATGAGCATAGCCTATACCGAAGGGAACCTCAATATAAATCATTCACCCAGCCGGTCTCTATGGATTTTGATTTCATCAATGGACCTGATGATGATCTCATTAAAGAATTAGTTTCCATCTTTCATAAAAATGAATCCAAATCATATAAGAGTATTCAGCAAGCATTAACCATGCCTCAATGTACCCTATTGCTGGCTCGAAATGCCAATGATCCGGAGCATATATTGGGCTATAGTCTATTTCATTGGCTCCCTTCAGATATGTTCTACCAAACCTTTACGGATCGATACCTGTCTGAGCAGGTTCGAAATCAATATGTGGGGAGAATTGTTTGCATTAGCGGGTTATTTGTCCAGGATCATGCAACCTTTGATGATCTCCATCAGGTGGTTTTGTCTGAAACCTTAGCCTATGCCCTAAAGCACGATTATAGCTTCGGTGTTTTCTTTAATACCATTGAACCAGAGGTATCACCTAATATGATCTCTTTACTTAATTTGCATGGCTTTGAGGATATTTCTTATGAAAAGTCTTGTCCGCTATTTATCGTTAATATGACAAATCCCTGTACCTTGACCCTTGATATTAACACCATCATTAAAGAACCCTTTAACAGCAACTATTTGATCAAAAAAACAGTTCTTAAAACTCGTAAAAAGTTGCAAGAAGCCTTCACAAAGCTTTATCCTGGACATTTGGTCCTCTCATTTGATCGGAAGATCATTGACGAAGTGATTATGAAAAAAATATGTATGGAAAACAGTGTCCCCCCAATTGCCATGGTTCCTCGGCAACTAGGAGAATTTATGTGTGTTCCCTTTGGTAACATCCTAAATCGTGCCATTGTTCCGAATACCGTTACGAAGTCCTTACATATCGAACGACTATTTGCACCAGATATGCAGAGCTTTACAATTGGTGCTTATCCCTTTTATTTAGATATAAAAAATCAAGTTCGTATGATTGGATCCTTTGATCGTCCGGTTATTTTAGTTGATGACCTGTTAAATAAAGGCTATCGTCTTAAAGGACTTGACCCACTACTAAAGTCTGAAAACATTAATGTGAAAAAAGTGATCGTAGGCCTTTTATCTGGACGAGGTAAAGAGTTAATGGAGATTCAAAATCGTCAAGTTGATAGTGCTTATTTTCTACCCAAGCTACGTCTCTGGTTTAATGAGGCTTTATTGTATCCCTTTATTGGTGGCGACACACTGTGGAGAGGCGTCTATCCTGAGAAGAATATTTTATCTTCAGTTAATTTTATTCTTCCCTACACCTCACCTTCCTTTATTAAGGATGTGCCAAAGGAAACCTTGTATGATCTATCAGAAACCTGTCTTCAAAATGCCATCGATATATTAAAGGCTGTAGAAATTGAATACCAAAGAATTAATGAGAAGAAGTTGACACTTTCTATGCTAGGTGAAGTCTTCCTGTACCCTCGTTATCCTGACCAAGGAGAAAATGTCAGCTATAATTATAACGTTCACCCATCCCAACATTTAGAAAGAGATTTAGAACAATTAAAACGATTAAAATATAGCTTTACGATATAA